In the genome of bacterium, the window TCTCGGCCATCATCTTGCGATTCAAGTCGATGCCGGCCGCTTTCAGGCCCTCGATCAATCGGCTGTAGGCCAGCCCCTGCTCACGGCAGGCGGCGGACACGCGCAACGTCCAGAGCCGACGATAGTCGTTCTTGACATTCTTGCGATGCACATAGGCCAACCGCATCGCGCGATCAACGGCCTCGGTGGCCTGACGGAATAATTTGCTGCGTGACCCGCGGAACCCGCTGGCGGCTTTTAATCTTACTTTCCGGCGCTTACGCGACGCCGGTGCATTGGTTGCTCTTGGCATAGTCTCGTCCTTTCAATTCGTTCAGATCATTTCCGCAATACGCTTGTGATCGGTATCATGAACGACTTTACCACCGCGCATGTTCCGTTTACGTTTCCTCGACT includes:
- the rplT gene encoding 50S ribosomal protein L20; protein product: MPRATNAPASRKRRKVRLKAASGFRGSRSKLFRQATEAVDRAMRLAYVHRKNVKNDYRRLWTLRVSAACREQGLAYSRLIEGLKAAGIDLNRKMMAEIAFNDPDGFIQIVLLAKKGLAKKATA